From Arachis stenosperma cultivar V10309 chromosome 2, arast.V10309.gnm1.PFL2, whole genome shotgun sequence, one genomic window encodes:
- the LOC130962457 gene encoding uncharacterized protein LOC130962457 has protein sequence MERSNGAWSPPRAFHMFCIRHIESNFLRKFKAPYLQKLVVNIGYSRTVREFEVRYQRLRERGEAYTDWLNRIPREQYALAFDGGYRWGHMTTNLVECINSVLKGARNLPVTALVKATFYRLNELFTRKRAEAEARINAGHVFSDVVTSKLHANRLASGNIQVSCFDRQNEVFEVDRIPCRHVFACCANQRLDWQVYVHDVYKMDQVRRVYRARFRPLGNPTTWPAYNGPRFIPNPFLRRLGKGRPRTTRFLNEMDTRMLRRPRRCTLCGAEGHSRGRCRQHGRANASGEH, from the exons atggaaaggagtaatGGGGCTTGGTCACCTCCGAGAGCCTTTCATATGTTTTGCATCAGGCATATAGAGTCCAATTTTTTGAGAAAATTCAAGGCGCCGTACTTGCAGAAACTTGTCGTCAACATAG GATATTCGAGGACGGTGCGTGAGTTCGAGGTGCGTTACCAACGTTTACGAGAACGGGGCGAGGCATACACTGACTGGTTAAACCGAATCCCCCGGGAACAGTACGCGTTGGCTTTTGATGGTGGATATAGATGGGGTCATATGACGACAAATCTAGTGGAGTGCATAAACTCAGTATTGAAGGGTGCACGCAATCTCCCCGTGACAGCCCTTGTGAAGGCAACATTCTACAGGCTGAACGAGTTGTTTACCCGGAAAAGAGCGGAAGCGGAAGCCCGGATTAATGCTGGCCATGTGTTTTCCGATGTCGTTACCTCAAAGTTGCATGCAAACCGACTAGCGTCAGGAAACATTCAGGTTAGCTGCTTTGACCGGCAGAACGAGGTCTTTGAG GTGGACCGGATCCCTTGTCGACATGTGTTTGCATGTTGTGCCAACCAGCGACTGGATTGGCAAGTGTATGTTCATGATGTGTATAAGATGGACCAAGTTCGGCGGGTGTACCGAGCAAGGTTTAGGCCATTAGGTAACCCTACTACATGGCCAGCTTACAACGGACCTAGGTTCATCCCGAATCCGTTCTTGAGGCGCCTCGGGAAAGGTCGCCCAAGAACGACGCGATTCTTGAACGAGATGGACACACGGATGTTACGTCGGCCTAGGCGATGTACGCTTTGTGGGGCTGAGGGGCACAGCCGTGGCAGATGCCGTCAGCATGGTCGTGCAAATGCCAGTGGAGAGCATTAG
- the LOC130962458 gene encoding serine/threonine-protein phosphatase 7 long form homolog, with the protein MTMSSFSALEAECLHQFGVAPRKVECRGCCIRLTWLRDLKENIQLTDDLSIQRYVKCHIMLLIGTILFGDKSGAGVHWKFLPLLRDFASIGQYSWGSACLAHLYRGLCRASRYNCKEIDGPITLLLAWAWLRLPYLSPIPREPHSFPLANRWRNWERGDRRYRYLNLAHFRKAFDELQEGQFVWVAYAVDRVNPNIIPPEIYMQSVVWSATVPLVSFECIEWHATDRYRRQFGLVQDVPQQEQSLDKAHGEVLTGPKNLNWATTPTHSNWVMHWTNRYNYVLSELPMPSQHPLETYMYWYQSEYGNHLNLSNLVGQESDDDNQDMDEGNQDMDDGGEVGAAS; encoded by the exons ATGACAATGAGCAGCTTCTCAGCGTTGGAGGCGGAATGTTTGCATCAATTTGGAGTGGCACCGAGAAAGGTAGAGTGTAGAGGATGTTGTATAAGACTGACTTGGCTGCGGGACCTAAAAGAAAACATTCAGTTGACTGATGACTTAAGTATACAGAGGTACGTGAAGTGCCATATTATGTTGCTGATCGGGACGATCTTGTTTGGGGATAAATCTGGGGCAGGTGTGCACTGGAAGTTTCTACCCTTGCTTCGTGACTTTGCCAGTATTGGACAATATAGTTGGGGTTCGGCTTGCCTTGCACACCTCTACAGGGGGCTATGCAGGGCATCTCGTTATAATTGTAAGGAAATAGATGGTCCAATAACACTTTTGCTTGCTTGGGCTTGGCTCCGACTGCCATATCTGTCGCCGATCCCGAGAGAGCCCCACAGCTTTCCATTAGCCAACAG GTGGCGTAACTGGGAGCGTGGTGATCGACGATATAGGTATTTGAATCTAGCTCACTTTAGGAAGGCCTTTGATGAACTCCAGGAAGGCCAG TTTGTGTGGGTTGCGTATGCTGTGGATCGCGTGAACCCGAACATAATTCCTCCTGAGATCTATATGCAATCGGTTGTGTGGTCTGCTACTGTTCCGTTGGTGTCATTTGAATGTATCGAGTGGCATGCTACCGACAGGTACAGGCGACAGTTTGGTTTGGTTCAGGACGTACCTCAGCAGGAGCAGAGTCTTGACAAGGCGCATGGAGAAGTACTGACTGGTCCTAAGAATCTTAACTGGGCCACAACGCCGACTCATTCAAATTGGGTTATGCATTGGACAAACAGGTATAACTACGTTCTTTCTGAGCTTCCCATGCCTTCACAGCATCCGTTGGAAACTTATATGTACTGGTACCAGTCAGAATATGGCAACCACTTGAACTTGTCGAATCTTGTGGGTCAAGAAAGTGATGACGATAACCAGGATATGGATGAGGGTAATCAGGATATGGATGATGGTGGCGAGG TCGGTGCCGCCTCCTAG
- the LOC130960405 gene encoding uncharacterized protein LOC130960405 — MSQFEAGEGGSFSQLLEFMRADATQTQYPNQPDILAGRYSLDARLPCHTSSVASGGFVSVDSSRSVGGRGVLNSQHAHRVDMGPLQEDDNPLEQDTNAYLVDNPDEEDDDDDDEIEDFDEDEESRNDGGSQTPDDKGKGYNLRIDPPRRSANRYTPSVLKKAAKKCKNIVTHVKWSMRK; from the exons ATGTCACAGTTTGAAGCAGGAGAAGGAGGTTCTTTTAGTCAGTTGCTTGAGTTCATGCGTGCAGATGCCACACAAACACAATATCCCAATCAGCCTGATATCTTGGCAGGTAGGTATTCATTGGATGCAAGGCTCCCGTGCCATACCTCGTCGGTCGCTTCAGGAGGGTTCGTATCTGTCGATTCTAGTAGAAGTGTAGGTGGACGCGGAGTTCTTAATAGTCAACATGCTCATCGTGTTGACATGGGACCACTTCAAGAAGATGATAACCCACTCGAGCAAGACACCAATGCGTATCTAGTAGATAACCCGGATGAGGAggatgacgatgatgatgatgaaataGAGGATTTCGATGAGGATGAGGAATCCCGCAACGATG GCGGGTCACAGACTCCGGATGACAAAGGCAAAGGTTATAATTTGAGGATTGATCCACCACGTCGTAGCGCCAATCGCTACACGCCGTCTGTGTTAAAAAAGGCcgcgaaaaaatgcaagaacatAGTGACACATGTAAAGTGGTCAATGAGAAAGTAG